One genomic segment of Primulina tabacum isolate GXHZ01 chromosome 9, ASM2559414v2, whole genome shotgun sequence includes these proteins:
- the LOC142554950 gene encoding putative serine/threonine-protein kinase At1g54610, whose amino-acid sequence MGCVFGREISSSGPPSGEVVSGKGRGKEGKKGLSVPSGRREKVVVDPVSKSEEEGGGGGGGGGEVQNGEDTKEEERKEGSRRRQKGERRRSRPNPRLSNPPMHIHGEQVAAGWPSWLSAVAGEAINGWTPRRADSFEKIDKIGQGTYSNVYKARDAISGKIVALKKVRFDNLEPESVRFMAREILICRRLDHPNVVKLQGLVTSRMSCSLYLVFDYMEHDLAGLASSPGIKFTEPQVKCYMHQLLSGLEHCHNRHVLHRDIKGSNLLIDDGGVLKIADFGLASTFDPNNRQPMTSRVVTLWYRPPELLLGATEYGVGVDLWSAGCILAELFAGKPIMTGRTEVEQLHRIFKLCGSPSEEYWKKSRLPHATIFKPQQSYKRCIKETFKDFPQCSLPLIDTLLSIDPSERQTATAALKSEFFLTKPYACDPSSLPKYPPSKEIDAKRRDEESRRLRATGKAHADGGKKARVRERGMRPMAAPEANAELQTSIDRRRLITHANAKSKSEKFPPPHQDGGLGFASGSSNHVDPTFDPPDVPFSSMNFSYSKDPIQTWSGPLADPAGIGAPRRKLKPSKKDYRKDKNYIRNNEKDTM is encoded by the exons ATGGGGTGTGTTTTCGGGAGAGAGATTTCATCTTCTGGGCCGCCAAGTGGCGAGGTTGTATCTGGAAAGGGGAGAGGTAAGGAAGGAAAAAAGGGTCTGTCTGTTCCTTCTGGGAGGAGAGAGAAAGTAGTAGTTGACCCAGTAAGTAAATCTGAGGAAGaaggcggcggcggcggcggcggcggcggcgaaGTCCAGAATGGCGAGGATACAAAGGAGGAAGAGCGGAAGGAGGGAAGCAGAAGGCGGCAAAAAGGTGAGAGGAGGAGGTCTAGGCCAAATCCTAGATTAAGTAACCCCCCTATGCACATTCATGGTGAGCAAGTGGCTGCTGGATGGCCATCTTGGCTCTCTGCTGTGGCAGGAGAGGCTATCAACGGATGGACTCCTCGACGTGCAGATTCGTTTGAAAAAATAGATAAG ATTGGGCAAGGTACTTATAGTAATGTGTATAAAGCTAGAGATGCCATATCAGGGAAGATCGTGGCATTGAAGAAGGTTAGATTCGACAATCTGGAGCCTGAGAGTGTGAGGTTTATGGCTAGGGAGATTTTGATTTGCCGACGCCTGGATCATCCAAACGTCGTGAAGTTGCAAGGATTGGTGACATCAAGAATGTCATGTAGTTTGTACTTGGTTTTCGATTACATGGAGCATGATTTAGCTGGTCTTGCTTCCAGCCCTGGGATCAAGTTTACAGAGCCTCAG GTGAAATGCTATATGCATCAGTTATTGTCTGGACTCGAGCACTGCCACAACCGGCATGTGTTGCACCGAGATATCAAGGGTTCCAATCTCCTTATTGATGATGGAGGAGTTCTCAAGATTGCTGATTTTGGATTGGCTTCTACTTTTGACCCTAATAACAGGCAGCCAATGACGAGTCGTGTGGTCACTCTTTGGTATAGGCCACCAGAGCTTCTTCTTGGTGCCACGGAGTATGGTGTAGGGGTGGACTTGTGGAGTGCCGGGTGCATTTTGGCTGAGCTATTTGCTGGGAAGCCCATCATGACTGGGCGCACAGAG GTGGAACAACTGCACAGGATTTTCAAGCTATGTGGCTCTCCATCTGAAGAATACTGGAAGAAGTCAAGGCTTCCTCATGCAACCATATTTAAACCCCAACAATCGTATAAAAGATGCATTAAGGAGACTTTTAAGGATTTCCCCCAATGTTCATTGCCTTTAATTGATACTTTACTTTCAATCGATCCAAGTGAACGTCAAACTGCTACAGCTGCACTCAAGAGTGAA TTCTTCTTAACCAAGCCTTATGCATGTGATCCTTCTAGCCTTCCAAAGTATCCACCGAGTAAGGAAATAGATGCTAAGCGTCGTGACGAAGAATCTCGAAG GTTAAGAGCTACCGGTAAAGCTCATGCCGATGGTGGGAAGAAAGCTCGTGTTCGTGAACGAGGGATGCGGCCAATGGCTGCTCCTGAAGCCAATGCCGAGCTTCAAACCAGTATTGAT AGACGACGACTCATTACTCATGCAAATGCGAAGAGCAAAAGCGAAAAATTCCCTCCTCCCCACCAAGATGGAGGGCTTGGTTTTGCTTCAGGTTCATCTAATCATGTCGATCCAACCTTTGATCCTCCTGATGTACCCTTCAGTTCCATGAACTTCTCCTACTCGAAAGATCCGATTCAGACATGGTCCGGTCCATTGGCTGATCCAGCGGGTATTGGTGCTCCAAGAAGAAAGTTGAAGCCATCAAAGAAGGATTATCGAAAGGATAAGAATTATATCCGAAATAACGAGAAAGATACCATGTAA
- the LOC142554951 gene encoding inactive beta-amylase 9-like — protein MEVSVMGSLQVNLGRNNDVGFFSFSKNLNARDCNLKNNHNYSKGCNFGRSLVWPSKSVFGFTLRASATSENGVSVVPDKASNISRTVPVDGLKLYVGLPLDTVSNCNTINHTRAIATGLKALKLLGIDGVELPVYWGVAEKEAMGKYQWTSYLTVVEMVQELGLKLHVSLCFHSSEEHKIQLPEWVSRVGESEPGIYFTDRSGLQYKNCLSLAVDDLPVLDGKTPVEVYEAFCNNFKSTFSGFLGSTITAISIGLGPEGELRYPSHHHSVNSNGAGEFQCYDKFMLRDLKHHAEMHGNPLWGLGGPHDSPSYNYHNPISRGFFMENGGSWESLYGDFFLCWYSNLLVSHGDRILSLAASTFKDMPITISGKVPLTHSWYRSRSHPSELAAGFYNTENRGGYNAIAEIFSRNSCKMILPGMDLSDDHQSAASLSSPEMLLKQITSSCRDHGVKISGQNSSALGDSSGFEQIKKVLLDENVATDLFTYQRMGAYFFSPQHFPLFTQFTRCLKQPIQSLDDLPAEGDETIKSLHGMDLKMQVA, from the exons ATGGAGGTTTCAGTGATGGGAAGCTTGCAGGTGAATCTTGGAAGAAATAATGATGTCGGGTTCTTTAGTTTTAGCAAGAATTTGAATGCTAGGGATTGTAATTTGAAGAACAATCATAATTACTCAAAGGGGTGTAATTTTGGTCGTAGCTTGGTTTGGCCTTCAAAATCTGTCTTTGGTTTCACTCTCAGAGCCTCTGCCACTTCTGAAAATGGGGTTTCGGTTGTTCCCGATAAAGcttcaaatatttcaagaacaGTTCCT GTTGATGGTCTGAAATTGTACGTCGGACTGCCACTTGATACTGTCTCTAACTGCAATACGATAAACCACACACGAGCAATCGCGACTGGGCTGAAAGCTTTGAAATTATTGGGCATTGATGGTGTGGAACTCCCGGTGTACTGGGGTGTAGCTGAGAAGGAAGCCATGGGAAAGTATCAATGGACAAGCTACCTCACTGTTGTGGAAATGGTTCAAGAATTGGGTCTTAAACTTCACGTGTCTCTCTGTTTCCATTCATCAGAAGAACACAAAATCCAACTTCCAGAATGGGTTTCTCGAGTCGGTGAATCTGAACCTGGTATCTATTTCACAGATCGCTCAGGCCTACAATACAAAAATTGTCTGTCGTTAGCTGTGGATGATCTTCCTGTTTTAGATGGAAAGACTCCAGTTGAAGTATATGAAGCGTTTTGCAATAATTTCAAATCCACATTCTCAGGTTTCTTGGGTTCTACAATCACG GCTATATCAATTGGTCTTGGACCAGAAGGTGAGCTTCGATACCCATCTCACCACCATTCAGTCAATAGCAATGGAGCTGGAGAATTCCAGTGTTATGACAAATTTATGCTTAGGGATCTTAAGCACCATGCCGAAATGCATGGAAACCCTCTATGGGGACTTGGGGGTCCCCATGATTCTCCCAGCTACAATTACCATAATCCAATTTCTAGAGGCTTCTTCATGGAGAATGGTGGATCTTGGGAGAGCCTGTATGGTGATTTTTTTCTCTGTTGGTACTCGAACCTTTTGGTATCTCATGGCGATCGAATCTTGTCGCTCGCTGCATCAACCTTCAAAGACATGCCGATTACGATTTCTGGTAAAGTTCCTCTAACCCATTCCTGGTATAGATCCCGATCCCACCCTTCTGAGCTAGCAGCTGGATTCTACAACACCGAAAACAGAGGTGGTTACAATGCCATTGCTGAAATTTTCTCAAGAAATTCATGCAAAATGATACTCCCTGGAATGGACCTATCAGACGACCACCAGTCAGCTGCATCTCTCTCGAGCCCAGAAATGTTACTCAAGCAAATAACATCTTCTTGCAGAGATCATGGAGTCAAAATATCTGGCCAAAACTCATCAGCTTTGGGTGATTCCTCAGGTTTTGAACAGATCAAGAAGGTTCTGTTAGACGAAAATGTAGCAACGGACTTGTTCACATATCAAAGAATGGGAGCTTATTTCTTTTCTCCTCAGCATTTCCCTTTGTTCACTCAATTCACGCGGTGCCTAAAGCAACCGATTCAAAGTTTAGATGACTTACCGGCAGAAGGAGATGAAACTATCAAGTCCCTCCATGGTATGGATCTCAAGATGCAAGTTGCTTAG